One genomic window of Actinoalloteichus hoggarensis includes the following:
- a CDS encoding DUF2306 domain-containing protein — protein MTTSTGSPAMRQPDGAERPPHSASPSAPPARRTPWWRRPWIAPLAFVAVAFVGFSMPPYLTGDPDQARVPMPEGVAFYYPVLVAHVLFASVAMIAGVFQVWPWFRGRFRKAHRVIGRVYVFAGCVPAGLTGVIVAVQTPTGPVAQTSSVILSLLWIVFTVTGFRRARARRFAEHRRWMIRSFALTMSITTNRFWGAMAWFILEPRMETTFEGSRIAFDYAISGLATWLGWTVVLGLTEAWLQLGQSRERRARAGRRRASRSAA, from the coding sequence ATGACCACGTCGACTGGCTCGCCCGCGATGCGGCAGCCCGACGGAGCCGAGAGACCGCCGCACTCGGCATCGCCGAGCGCGCCGCCTGCCCGACGGACGCCGTGGTGGCGACGACCCTGGATCGCGCCGCTGGCCTTCGTGGCCGTGGCCTTCGTCGGCTTCTCGATGCCGCCCTACCTCACCGGCGACCCGGATCAGGCGCGGGTGCCGATGCCCGAGGGCGTCGCGTTCTACTACCCGGTGCTGGTGGCGCACGTCCTGTTCGCCTCGGTGGCCATGATCGCCGGCGTGTTCCAGGTGTGGCCGTGGTTCCGCGGCCGGTTCCGCAAGGCCCACCGGGTGATCGGCCGCGTCTACGTCTTCGCGGGCTGCGTGCCCGCCGGACTCACCGGCGTGATCGTCGCCGTACAGACCCCGACCGGCCCGGTGGCACAGACCAGCAGCGTGATCCTCTCGCTGCTGTGGATCGTCTTCACCGTCACCGGCTTCCGTCGCGCCCGCGCCCGCCGTTTCGCCGAGCATCGCCGCTGGATGATCCGCAGCTTCGCCCTGACCATGTCGATCACCACCAACCGGTTCTGGGGAGCGATGGCCTGGTTCATCCTCGAACCCCGGATGGAGACGACGTTCGAGGGCAGCCGGATCGCCTTCGACTACGCGATCTCCGGGCTGGCCACCTGGCTGGGCTGGACCGTGGTGCTGGGACTGACCGAGGCCTGGCTCCAGCTCGGTCAGTCGCGCGAACGCCGAGCCCGAGCCGGTCGGCGCAGGGCCTCCCGCTCCGCGGCCTGA
- a CDS encoding TetR/AcrR family transcriptional regulator, producing the protein MTDDERQAATRGLDLLWGERQRPRRGPKPGLSVDEIVRAAIEVADADGLPALSMGRVAEQLGTGVASLYRYVPGKAELVALVVDTVLGVPPRSAGEGADWRSRLASWARFSLDVFRERPWVLPLLTSRKGTLGPNETEWLEVALAATADTGLSDLERVEVISLLNMYVRGAVQVAVDLRLGTPEETDDSPVSGSMLRRIGADRFPTLNAVVAAGTFEEPADVVGFGLDRVLDGIETYIEAKKAES; encoded by the coding sequence ATGACCGACGACGAGAGGCAGGCCGCCACCCGAGGCCTGGACCTGCTCTGGGGCGAACGACAGCGGCCCCGACGTGGCCCGAAGCCCGGCCTGAGCGTGGACGAGATCGTGCGGGCCGCGATCGAGGTGGCCGACGCCGACGGGCTCCCCGCGCTCTCGATGGGCCGGGTCGCCGAGCAGCTCGGCACCGGTGTCGCCTCGCTGTATCGCTACGTGCCGGGCAAGGCCGAACTCGTCGCCCTCGTCGTCGACACGGTGCTCGGCGTCCCGCCGCGTTCGGCAGGCGAGGGCGCCGACTGGCGAAGCCGCCTGGCCAGCTGGGCACGCTTCTCCCTCGACGTCTTCCGCGAACGCCCCTGGGTCCTGCCGCTGCTGACCTCGCGAAAGGGCACGCTCGGGCCCAACGAGACCGAGTGGCTGGAGGTCGCCCTGGCCGCGACGGCGGACACCGGACTCAGCGACCTGGAGCGGGTCGAGGTGATCTCCCTGCTCAACATGTACGTGCGCGGCGCCGTCCAGGTCGCCGTCGACCTGCGGCTCGGCACGCCGGAGGAGACGGACGACTCGCCGGTCTCCGGCTCGATGCTGCGCCGGATCGGCGCCGACCGCTTCCCGACCCTGAACGCCGTGGTGGCCGCGGGGACCTTCGAGGAACCCGCCGACGTCGTCGGCTTCGGCCTCGACCGCGTGCTCGACGGCATCGAGACCTACATCGAGGCGAAGAAGGCCGAGTCCTGA
- a CDS encoding LLM class flavin-dependent oxidoreductase, with translation MQFGIFTVGDVTPDPTDGTTPTEAERIKAMVAIALKAEEIGLDVFATGEHHNPPFVPSSPTTMLGYIAARTERLLLSTATTLITTNDPVKIAEDYAMLQHLADGRVDLMLGRGNTGPVYPWFGQDIRQGIPLAIENYALLHQLWRQDVVDWEGRFRTPLQSFTSTPRPLDDVPPFVWHGSIRSPEIAEQAAYYGDGFFANHIFWPKEHFIRLINLYRTRFEHYGHGAADQAIVGLGGQLFLRPKSQDAVREFRPYFDDAPVYGHGPSLEDFMEQTPLTVGSPQEAIDKTLRFREYFGDYQRQLFLVDHAGLPLKTVLEQLDIIGEEVLPVLRKEFDALRPAHVPAAPTHASLRTARDAARAGQDDAGRDDAGRDDAGQDDAEAAR, from the coding sequence ATGCAGTTCGGGATCTTCACCGTCGGAGACGTCACACCCGACCCGACCGACGGCACCACGCCCACCGAGGCGGAGCGGATCAAGGCGATGGTCGCCATCGCGCTGAAGGCCGAGGAGATCGGCCTCGACGTCTTCGCGACGGGCGAGCACCACAACCCGCCGTTCGTCCCCTCCTCCCCCACCACCATGCTCGGCTACATCGCCGCCCGCACCGAACGACTGCTGCTGTCGACCGCGACGACGCTGATCACGACGAACGACCCGGTGAAGATCGCCGAGGACTACGCCATGCTTCAGCACCTCGCCGACGGGCGGGTGGACCTGATGCTCGGCCGGGGCAACACCGGGCCGGTCTACCCGTGGTTCGGCCAGGACATCCGGCAGGGCATCCCGCTGGCGATCGAGAACTACGCGCTGCTGCACCAGCTGTGGCGCCAGGACGTCGTGGACTGGGAGGGCAGGTTCCGCACCCCGTTGCAGTCCTTCACCTCGACGCCGCGGCCGCTGGACGACGTGCCGCCGTTCGTCTGGCACGGCTCGATCCGCAGCCCGGAGATCGCCGAACAGGCCGCCTACTACGGCGACGGCTTCTTCGCCAACCACATCTTCTGGCCCAAGGAGCACTTCATCCGCCTGATCAACCTGTACCGGACCCGCTTCGAGCACTACGGTCACGGTGCGGCCGACCAGGCGATCGTCGGACTCGGCGGCCAGCTCTTCCTGCGGCCGAAGTCGCAGGACGCGGTGCGCGAGTTCCGGCCGTACTTCGACGACGCGCCGGTCTACGGGCACGGGCCATCGTTGGAGGACTTCATGGAGCAGACGCCGCTGACCGTCGGCAGCCCGCAGGAGGCGATCGACAAGACGCTGCGGTTCCGCGAGTACTTCGGGGACTACCAGCGACAGCTCTTCCTCGTCGACCACGCGGGCCTGCCGCTGAAGACCGTCCTGGAACAGCTCGACATCATCGGCGAGGAGGTGCTTCCCGTGTTGCGCAAGGAGTTCGACGCGCTGCGGCCCGCCCACGTGCCCGCGGCCCCGACCCACGCGAGCCTGCGGACCGCGCGAGACGCGGCCCGAGCGGGACAGGACGACGCGGGCCGGGACGACGCGGGCCGGGACGACGCCGGTCAGGACGACGCAGAGGCGGCACGATGA
- a CDS encoding FMN reductase, whose protein sequence is MTTRTLTVVAAGLGVPSSTRLLADRLAEASARALDAQDVQVDTEVIELRDHARELADNLLTGFPAGGLRAAIDRVTASDGLIAVTPIFTASYSGLFKMFFDVLDSDALTNLPVLIGATGGTARHSLALDHALRPMFGYLRSVVVPTGVYAAAEDWGAAGGDSGLASRIDRAAGELAGLIAGRPAARPADPFDDPVPFSQLLGRKEDR, encoded by the coding sequence ATGACCACGCGCACGCTCACCGTGGTCGCCGCCGGACTCGGCGTGCCGTCCTCGACCCGGCTGCTGGCCGACCGACTGGCCGAGGCCTCGGCACGGGCCCTCGACGCGCAGGACGTGCAGGTCGACACCGAGGTGATCGAGCTGCGCGACCACGCCAGGGAGCTGGCCGACAACCTGCTCACCGGTTTTCCCGCAGGCGGGCTGCGCGCGGCGATCGACCGGGTGACGGCCTCCGACGGGCTGATCGCCGTGACGCCGATCTTCACCGCGTCCTACAGCGGGCTGTTCAAGATGTTCTTCGACGTGCTGGACTCCGACGCGCTGACGAACCTGCCCGTCCTCATCGGTGCGACCGGCGGGACGGCACGACACTCGCTCGCGCTGGACCACGCGCTGCGGCCGATGTTCGGCTACCTGCGTTCCGTCGTCGTCCCCACCGGCGTCTACGCCGCCGCCGAGGACTGGGGAGCGGCAGGCGGGGACAGCGGTCTGGCGAGCAGGATCGACCGTGCCGCGGGCGAGCTGGCCGGCCTGATCGCCGGGCGTCCGGCGGCCCGCCCGGCCGATCCCTTCGACGACCCGGTGCCCTTCTCCCAGCTGCTCGGCAGAAAGGAGGACCGGTGA
- a CDS encoding MarR family winged helix-turn-helix transcriptional regulator, with amino-acid sequence MSDAGPAGTAPQDAEDRRARSEARMADRDARRAKVDVWRSLMEVHAMVLAELEHEFATRHGLSISEFDALSNIPTGGVRLRELTDRVVLSQSALSRLVDRLERRGLVERSVLPDDSRAVYVRLTSAGRRLMLAAVHTNAAVVERSFADRLSTPELGTLGTVLGRLRPRRDTE; translated from the coding sequence GTGAGCGACGCGGGGCCGGCAGGCACCGCGCCGCAGGACGCCGAGGACCGCCGCGCGCGGTCGGAGGCGCGGATGGCCGACCGGGACGCGCGCCGGGCCAAGGTGGACGTGTGGCGTTCGCTGATGGAGGTCCACGCGATGGTGCTCGCCGAGCTGGAACACGAGTTCGCCACGAGACACGGGCTCTCCATCAGCGAGTTCGACGCCCTGTCCAACATCCCCACCGGCGGGGTCCGCCTGCGGGAGCTGACCGATCGTGTCGTGCTCAGCCAGAGCGCGCTGAGCAGGCTCGTCGATCGACTGGAGCGCCGAGGACTCGTCGAACGTTCCGTACTGCCGGACGACTCCCGCGCCGTCTACGTCCGCCTCACCTCGGCGGGGCGGCGGCTGATGCTGGCGGCGGTCCACACCAACGCCGCCGTCGTGGAGCGATCCTTCGCCGACCGGCTCTCCACACCGGAGCTGGGGACGCTGGGGACGGTGCTCGGGCGGCTGCGGCCGCGACGCGACACGGAATGA
- a CDS encoding bifunctional FO biosynthesis protein CofGH, with protein MSIELGPSPAEPAPTASALRRALRRARDGVTLDATEAAVLLHARGDDLDELLTVAGRARDAHLTAEGRAGLVTYSRKVFIPLTRLCRDRCHYCTFATVPHKVESAYLERDEVVEIARQGAAAGCKEALFTLGDRPELRWDAAAEWLEARGYSSTVDYLRSCAVAVLEETGLLPHLNPGVLSWAEMTRLKPVAPSMGMMLETSAERLWSQKGMPHYASPDKEPAVRLKVLAEAGRIGIPFTSGILIGIGETHRERAEALLALRASARQYGHLQEVIVQNFRAKPDTAMRGMPDADLHELAATIAVARLLMPSGVSVQAPPNLVGAEHGLMLRAGIDDWGGVSPVTPDHVNPERPWPAIDALAEITAENGFALRERLTIYPRHLRQGLAGDGTQWLDTRVAAHVAALAAPDGLADSAAVLTGRPWQEPDGGVESVGRTDLHVDIDTVGRTEDRRGDFDTVYGDWESLKEQLPSTAAPERLDTDVRDGLRIAADDPAALLDEANTTAAMALMTCDGAALDALAGIADDLRRSVVGDDVTYVVNRNINFSNICYVGCRFCAFAQRERDADAYRLSPTEVADRAEEAWRAGATEVCMQGGIDPRLPVTGYVDLVRAVRGRVPEMHVHAFSPMEIVSVAAKAGISIEECLTELRDAGLGSIPGTAAEILDDDVRWVLTKGKLPAAQWIEVVSTAHRLGIPSSSTMMYGHVDTPEHWLGHLRTLAGVQDTAAANGVSGFTEFVPLPFVHRNAPLYLAGLARPGPTRRDNRAVHAMARLLLHGRIDNVQCSWVKLGESGSAEVLTGGANDVGGTLMEETISRMAGSEHGSARTVEQLRALADRIGRPARQRGTTYGRVGRVQLGVSPVGGGAREDSTCAAHS; from the coding sequence GTGTCGATCGAACTGGGTCCGTCCCCGGCAGAACCAGCCCCGACCGCCTCCGCGCTGCGGCGAGCACTGCGCCGAGCCAGAGACGGGGTGACGCTCGACGCCACCGAGGCCGCCGTTCTGCTCCACGCCCGCGGCGACGACCTCGACGAACTGCTCACCGTCGCGGGTCGCGCTCGGGACGCGCATCTGACGGCGGAGGGACGCGCGGGCCTGGTCACCTACAGCCGCAAGGTCTTCATCCCCCTGACCCGGCTGTGCCGCGACCGATGCCATTACTGCACGTTCGCCACCGTGCCGCACAAGGTGGAGTCGGCCTATCTGGAACGCGACGAGGTCGTGGAGATCGCGCGCCAGGGCGCCGCCGCGGGTTGTAAAGAGGCTCTGTTCACCCTCGGCGACCGCCCGGAACTGCGCTGGGACGCCGCCGCCGAATGGCTCGAGGCACGCGGCTATTCCTCCACGGTGGACTATCTGCGCTCCTGCGCCGTCGCGGTCCTGGAGGAGACGGGACTGCTGCCGCACCTGAACCCCGGCGTGTTGAGCTGGGCCGAGATGACCAGGCTCAAGCCGGTCGCGCCCAGCATGGGCATGATGCTGGAGACCAGCGCCGAGCGGCTGTGGAGCCAGAAGGGCATGCCGCACTACGCCAGCCCGGACAAGGAGCCCGCCGTCCGGCTCAAGGTGCTCGCCGAGGCCGGCCGCATCGGCATCCCCTTCACCAGCGGCATCCTCATCGGCATCGGCGAGACGCATCGGGAGCGGGCCGAGGCGCTGCTCGCGCTGCGTGCCTCCGCCCGCCAGTACGGACACCTCCAAGAGGTGATCGTGCAGAACTTCCGTGCCAAGCCGGACACCGCGATGCGCGGGATGCCGGATGCGGACCTGCATGAACTCGCGGCGACGATCGCGGTGGCCCGGCTGCTGATGCCCTCGGGCGTCAGCGTGCAGGCACCGCCGAACCTCGTCGGGGCCGAGCACGGGCTGATGCTGCGTGCGGGCATCGACGACTGGGGCGGCGTGTCCCCGGTGACTCCGGACCACGTCAACCCCGAACGGCCGTGGCCCGCGATCGACGCGCTCGCCGAGATCACCGCGGAGAACGGCTTCGCCCTGCGCGAGCGACTCACCATCTATCCGCGACACCTGCGCCAGGGCCTGGCGGGCGACGGCACCCAGTGGCTGGACACCAGGGTGGCGGCCCACGTCGCGGCGCTGGCCGCTCCGGACGGCCTCGCCGACTCCGCCGCCGTCCTCACCGGACGTCCGTGGCAGGAGCCCGACGGCGGCGTCGAGTCCGTCGGCCGCACCGACCTGCATGTCGACATCGACACCGTCGGCCGCACCGAGGATCGCCGAGGCGACTTCGACACCGTGTACGGCGACTGGGAGTCCCTCAAGGAGCAGCTGCCGAGCACGGCGGCCCCCGAACGGCTGGACACCGACGTCCGCGACGGTCTCCGGATCGCCGCCGACGACCCGGCCGCCCTGCTCGACGAGGCGAACACCACCGCCGCCATGGCGCTGATGACCTGCGACGGCGCGGCGCTGGACGCGCTCGCGGGCATCGCCGACGATCTACGACGCAGCGTCGTCGGCGACGACGTCACCTACGTCGTCAACCGCAACATCAACTTCTCCAACATCTGTTACGTGGGCTGCCGATTCTGTGCCTTCGCGCAACGGGAGCGCGACGCCGACGCCTACCGGCTCTCGCCGACGGAGGTGGCGGACCGGGCCGAGGAGGCCTGGCGGGCGGGCGCCACCGAGGTCTGCATGCAGGGCGGCATCGACCCCCGGCTGCCGGTCACCGGCTACGTCGACCTGGTGCGCGCCGTGCGCGGTCGCGTCCCGGAGATGCACGTCCACGCCTTCAGCCCGATGGAGATCGTCAGCGTCGCCGCCAAGGCGGGCATCAGCATCGAGGAATGCCTCACCGAGCTGCGTGACGCGGGCCTGGGCAGCATCCCCGGCACGGCCGCCGAGATCCTGGACGACGACGTCCGCTGGGTGTTGACCAAGGGAAAGCTGCCCGCGGCACAGTGGATCGAGGTGGTCAGCACCGCCCACCGGCTCGGCATCCCCTCCTCGTCGACGATGATGTACGGCCACGTCGACACCCCGGAACACTGGCTGGGTCACCTGCGCACCCTCGCAGGCGTGCAGGACACCGCCGCGGCCAACGGCGTGAGCGGCTTCACCGAGTTCGTGCCGCTGCCGTTCGTCCACCGCAACGCGCCGCTGTACCTGGCGGGCCTGGCCCGGCCCGGACCGACCCGGCGGGACAACCGCGCGGTGCACGCCATGGCACGGCTGCTGCTGCACGGCCGGATCGACAACGTGCAGTGCTCCTGGGTGAAGCTCGGCGAGTCTGGCTCGGCCGAGGTGCTGACCGGCGGCGCCAATGACGTCGGCGGCACGCTCATGGAGGAGACGATCAGCCGGATGGCGGGCTCGGAGCACGGCTCCGCGCGCACCGTCGAGCAGCTTCGCGCGCTGGCCGACCGCATCGGCCGCCCCGCTCGACAGCGCGGCACCACCTACGGCCGGGTCGGCCGTGTGCAGCTGGGGGTGTCGCCCGTCGGCGGCGGGGCCCGCGAGGACTCGACGTGCGCGGCCCACTCGTGA